In Pseudomonas coleopterorum, the genomic window CGCGCAGACCTGGAGCGCTTGTTCCGCACCCTGGACGAGCGCATTCGCTTTCTGATGACCGGCGGCCCTGTTGCCCAGGTCGATCCGAAGCTGCCCCCGCTGGACTCGGGCATCCTCGGGCCGGTGGTGGTGCCAGATAACTTGACCATCACCGTGTCGGTGGGCGAGTCGCTGTTCGACGAGCGCTTCGGCCTCACCGACGCCAAGCCCAAGCGCCTGTCGCGGATGGTCGGCTTCCCCAACGACGCCCTGGAAGCCGATCAGTGCCACGGGGACCTGACCCTGCAGTTCTGTGCCAACACGCCGGACAGCAACATTCACGCCCTGCGCGACATCGTCAAGAACCTGCCCGACCTGCTGTTCGTGCGCTGGAAGCAGGAAGGCACCGTGCCGCCGCAGGCGCCCGCCAAACCGGGCGAACCCGAGCAGAGCGCGCGCAATTTCCTCGGCTTTCGTGACGGCTCGGCCAACCCGGATTCCAACGACAATCGGCTGATGAATGCACTGGTGTGGGTGCAGCCCGACAGCGACGAACCTGCGTGGGCCGCCCATGGCAGCTACCAGGCGGTGCGCATCATCCGCAACTTCGTCGAACGCTGGGACCGCACCCCGCTGCAGGAGCAGGAAAACATCTTCGGCCGGGTGAAGACCACCGGCGCACCCATGGATGGCCGACTCGAAAGCGATGTGCCGGACTACGCCAAGGACCCCGAAGGCAAGATCACCAAGCTGGACGCACACATCCGCCTGGCCAATCCGCGCACGGCAGCGTCGCAGCAGAACCTGATCCTGCGCCGCCCGTTCAACTATTCGAACGGGGTGAACAAGAACGGCCAGCTGGACATGGGCCTGCTGTTCATCTGCTACCAGGCGGATCTGGAAAAAGGCTTCATCACCGTGCAGACCCGCCTTAACGGCGAACCGCTCGAGGAATACCTCAAGCCCGTCGGTGGCGGCTATTTCTTCACTCTGCCGGGGGTGACCAACGCCCAGGACTTCATTGGCCGCAGCCTGCTCGACGCGACCAGAACCACCACGACCAACGCATGACCACTTGATACCACCGGGGAACCTTTCATGAAAAAGACGCCACTCGCTCTGCTGCTGACCCTAGGCCTGTTGAACGCGCCTCTTTCGGCCTTTGCCGCGACCCAGTCGCCCCTGGACCTGGTGGGTC contains:
- the efeB gene encoding iron uptake transporter deferrochelatase/peroxidase subunit — its product is MSNTDNPNSPVDAQRRRVLLGLGAAGAALAGAGLSCPAMAAPAAKVTEAPKSDKTQDRHDYEGQHQAGIVTPRPAAGMMVAFDVLASDRADLERLFRTLDERIRFLMTGGPVAQVDPKLPPLDSGILGPVVVPDNLTITVSVGESLFDERFGLTDAKPKRLSRMVGFPNDALEADQCHGDLTLQFCANTPDSNIHALRDIVKNLPDLLFVRWKQEGTVPPQAPAKPGEPEQSARNFLGFRDGSANPDSNDNRLMNALVWVQPDSDEPAWAAHGSYQAVRIIRNFVERWDRTPLQEQENIFGRVKTTGAPMDGRLESDVPDYAKDPEGKITKLDAHIRLANPRTAASQQNLILRRPFNYSNGVNKNGQLDMGLLFICYQADLEKGFITVQTRLNGEPLEEYLKPVGGGYFFTLPGVTNAQDFIGRSLLDATRTTTTNA